The genomic stretch TGGCCGAGCTGACGGCGGCGGGCGCGCACCTGGAGGACGAGGTGGTGCACCGCCACCGCATGGCCGTCACCCCGGACGCGACCGCGACGGTCATCTACACCTCCGGCACCACCGGCCGCCCCAAGGGCTGCGTGATCAGCCACGCCAACTTCATGGCCGAGGCCGACAACGTCGTCCAGCGCTACGAGACGGTCTTCCACTCCAAGCCCGGTGACGAGGCGTCCACCCTGCTGTTCCTGCCGCTCGCCCATGTCTTCGGGCGGATGGTGCAGGTCGCGGCGGTACGCGGCCGGGTCAAGCTCGGCCACCAGCCCGAGCTGTCCGCCACCGCCCTGCTCCCCGACCTCCAGTCCTTCCGGCCGAGCTTCATCCTCGCCGTGCCGTACATCTTCGAGAAGGTCTTCGCGGCGGCCCGGCGCAAGGCCGAGGCGGAGGGCCGGCTCGGGCCGTTCGAGAAGGCCGTCGAGGTGGCGGTGCGGTACGCGGAGGCGCTGGAGCACAAGGCGTTCGGCACCGCGTCCGGGCCCGGCGCCCCGCTGCGCATGCAGCACCAGCTGTTCGACAAGCTGGTCTACAGCAAGGTGCGGGAGGCGATGGGCGGCCGGGTGCGGCACGCCATGTCGGGCGGCTCCGCGATGGATCGCCGGCTCGGGCTGTTCTTCGCGGGCGCCGGCGTGACGATCTACGAGGGGTACGGCCTGACGGAGTCCACCGCCGCCGCCACCGCCAACCCGCCCGAGCGCACCCGCTTCGGCACGGTCGGCTCCCCCGTGCCCGGCACGACCGTGCACATCGCCGAGGACGGCGAGATCTGGCTGCACGGCGGGCAGATCTTCCAGGGCTATCTGAACAACCCCCGGGCCACCGACGCCGTGCTGCACGACGGCTGGCTGGCCACCGGCGACCTCGGGGCGCTCGACGAGGACGGCTATCTGACGATCACCGGCCGGAAGAAGGAGATCCTGGTCACCTCCGGAGGCAAGACGCTCTCCCCGGTCGTCCTGGAGGAGCGGGTACGGGCCCACCCCCTGGTCGCCCAGTGCATCGTCGTGGGCAACGACCGCCCGTACGTGGCCGCGCTGGTGACGCTGGACCCCGACGCGGTCGCACACTGGCTCGCCATGCGCGGCAAGCCGGAGCTGCCGCCGACGGACCTGGTGCACGACCCCGACCTGGAGACCGAGATCCGCCGGGCCGTCGTCGCCGCCAACACGCTGGTCTCGCAGGCCGAGTCGATCCGTACGTTCCGGATACTGGCGCACCAGTTCAGCGAGGAGCACGGTCTGCTGACGCCGTCGCTCAAGCTGAAGCGCAAGGCCATCGAGGCGGCGTACGCGACGGAGGTGGACGCGCTGTACCGGACGTGAGGCGCGGCGCCCGGGCCGCTCCTCCCCCGTGCGTACCCGCGCCTCCCCTACCTGCGCGGATGCCGCCTCCCCCGTGCGGCGGAAGCGATTCATCCCCCGGCCCGAGGCGCCGTCCGCGGGCCGCCGGGAGGCTGGTGTCCCATGAACACCGACCAGCGCACGGACCGCCAGGTCCTCCTGGGCCGCCTCGCCGTCGCGGCCTGCGCCCCGTACCTCCTCCTGAAACTGCTGTGGATCCTGGGCCACGACATCGGCGTCGTGGACCTGGGCAGGACCGGACGGGGCACCTGGATCGCGGCCAACGCCGTCACCTTCCTCATGGACGCCGTCGCCGCCGCCGTCGCGTACAGGCTCACCCGCCCGTCCGGCCTGCGGACCCCCGCATGGCTGCTCGCGCTGCCGGTGTGGATGGCGTCCGGGCTGCTCACCCCCCTGATGATCACCGTGCCCACCGGTTCCGCCGTCGCCGCCCTCACCGGCGCGGCGAACCCGATGGCGTCCGGCGACTTCCTCCGGCCCTGGGTGTACTTCCTGGTGTACGGCGCCTTCATCGTCGAGGGCATCACCCTGCTCGGTGCCTTCTGGGTGTACGCGCACCGGCGCTGGGGTGCGCTGCTGCGCCGGCGGCTGGAGTCCGTACCCGCTCCGGCCCCTGGGGTACGGGCGGCGCGGCGGCTGCTCGGCGTGCCCGCGGCGGTGCTTTTCGCCGTACTCGGCGTGGTCGACGTGTTGTGGGGCCTCGGCATGCCGACGGGTTCCGGAGCCGGGGCGCTGCCCACGCGGAACGTCGTCACGGCCACGTCCGGCGTCGTCCAGGGCCTGCTGGCGCTGGCCGGCGCGGCCGGACTGACCGCCCTGCTCTTCCCCCACCGGGGACCTTTCCGGCGGCTGCGGACCCGGGTGCCGCTCGCGCTGGCCTGGCTGGGCTCCGCGACGGTGTTCGCGTGGGGCGGAACGATGTGGCTCTCGTTGGCCGCGGCCGACGCGCTGACCGGTGGCGGCTCGGCCTCCGCCGGGGGCCTGCCCGGTCTGGCGGGCGCCCTGGAACTGGTCGCGGGGCTGGTCGTGCTCTGCCTCGGCGCCCTCACCCTCGCGGCGGAGTCGGCCCGCCCGGACCCCCTCGCCTCCCCGCTCCGGCACGCGCCGGGGGTGCGCGGGAATGCTCCGTAACGGATGATCGTTGACGTTGGAGAACCTGTACGTCGACCTAAGGATCGAATCTCTCGTGAGCAAGGTCCCCCACATCACCCTCAACAACGACGTGGCCATGCCGCAGCTCGGGTACGGCGTCTGGCAGGTGCCGGACGACGAGGCCTTCACGGCTGTCGGCGCCGCCCTGGAAGCCGGGTACCGCAGCATCGACACCGCCGCGATCTACGGCAACGAGGAGGGCACGGGGAAGGCGCTCGCCGCCTCCGGCATCGCTCGTGACGAGCTGTTCGTGACGACGAAGCTGTGGAACGACGCCCAGGGCTACGACTCCACGCTGCGCGCCTTCGACGAGTCCCTGAAGAAGCTGGGCCTGGAGTACGTCGACCTGTACCTGATCCACTGGCCGATGCCCGCCAAGGGCACGTTCGTGGACACGTACCGGGCGTTCGAGAAGATCTACCAGGAGGGCCGCGCCAAGGCCATCGGCGTCTCCAACTTCCAGCCCGCCCACCTGGAGCGCCTGCTGGGCGAGACCTCGGTCGTCCCCG from Streptomyces albofaciens JCM 4342 encodes the following:
- a CDS encoding AMP-dependent synthetase/ligase translates to MATAPRVGGLADAVFDHAGSDPDRVALARKDAAGQWRDVTSAEFRDEVLALAKGLLAQGVRFGDRVGIMSRTRYEWTLFDFALWSVGAQPVPLYPTSSAEQVHWMLHDAGVTACMVEHEDHAMTVGSVIDRLPQLRRLWQLDTDPVAELTAAGAHLEDEVVHRHRMAVTPDATATVIYTSGTTGRPKGCVISHANFMAEADNVVQRYETVFHSKPGDEASTLLFLPLAHVFGRMVQVAAVRGRVKLGHQPELSATALLPDLQSFRPSFILAVPYIFEKVFAAARRKAEAEGRLGPFEKAVEVAVRYAEALEHKAFGTASGPGAPLRMQHQLFDKLVYSKVREAMGGRVRHAMSGGSAMDRRLGLFFAGAGVTIYEGYGLTESTAAATANPPERTRFGTVGSPVPGTTVHIAEDGEIWLHGGQIFQGYLNNPRATDAVLHDGWLATGDLGALDEDGYLTITGRKKEILVTSGGKTLSPVVLEERVRAHPLVAQCIVVGNDRPYVAALVTLDPDAVAHWLAMRGKPELPPTDLVHDPDLETEIRRAVVAANTLVSQAESIRTFRILAHQFSEEHGLLTPSLKLKRKAIEAAYATEVDALYRT
- a CDS encoding aldo/keto reductase; translation: MSKVPHITLNNDVAMPQLGYGVWQVPDDEAFTAVGAALEAGYRSIDTAAIYGNEEGTGKALAASGIARDELFVTTKLWNDAQGYDSTLRAFDESLKKLGLEYVDLYLIHWPMPAKGTFVDTYRAFEKIYQEGRAKAIGVSNFQPAHLERLLGETSVVPAVNQIELHPQLQQSEARAFHARHGIATEAWSPLGQGKDLLKDATITRLAGKYERTPAQIVLRWHLQLGNIVIPKSVTPSRIKENIDVFGFELDDADMAAIAELDSGTRLGPDPDAFNG